AATCTATGAATCTTTACGACAGCATTTATCCTATTAAATAGTGGAATACTCTTTACAAGCATTAATTTTTGAGGATATTTGTGAATCGATGTTACAAATACCAGAAGAAAaagttcaaaaggaaaaaatttcagaaaaaaaggacTTTATTTAGCAAtactaaagaagaaaatgttaataGAAAAACAACATAACTAAAAACAGACCTAAATCCcatgaagttatttttaaaaggggtGTTTATTCATAGCTCTTATTCTAGGTGCCCTTGTACAGGCATTCTATGGCCTATCCACTCACTCAAAGATCAAAGAAAACCAGGATATAGCACAAACATTCTggcttgctctttttcttttctttttacacttGTAGTATCTCTACTTTTTGCTTATcttatgcaaaaaagaaaaagagtaacagtaaaagaaaattttaaaagtagaaagcAAATATTCCATAAGAAATGTTTTAAGATTTCAAAAATGGATTCGGGTTCTGTGAATGTCATAATGCTTAAGATTTTATAACCATTATAGATTATATTCCGGGCCATCTGGATGACTGGGCTGTTAAAAACAGGCATATAAGAAAGTAGTTGCATTTCATACagaggagaaaaatatatatatatcaatatacaGCATTTGAGATTTAGAATAGGCTTAGGGATTTAGAAGAGTTTCTattaaatcaagagaaaaataattccagTGAAGTTCCAAATAATTAacagattaggaaaaaaaagggTTCTTATTCACAGGATGAGgcaattcctattttttaattgcaaatattAAAGCTTACAATGATCAGCTAAATTGAAAGCAAACTTTCAAATAATCCATCTCCCCTTGAGAGAGCAGAAACCAGCCTTTCTGGCCACAGGCCTCGAATAGCAATATGCCTGAAGACAGGATTAAGACCTGAAAAAATATCATCAGTGCTGTTTCAATGCAGAATTTTACTTCATTTGATAAATTATAGTGGCTTTTAACTGGATGcatctaaattttaatttaaacagaAACTCCTATCCATGTACCAAATGGACCAGCTCGACTGGTCAATCGTACAATACTGGCATTTTCATGACTATATTTTGAACAAAATTCAACTTTGCAATGGAAGATGAAATACAGTGATTGTTCCTACCCTGAAGTTCAACCCCACTCAAAATCCAATCATGGGCAGACATGAAGTGTATTATTTGTTAACATTTGTTAGGGTAGAAATGAAAGAACCAAATGATCATCCACAATGGCCCTGTGAGTTGTACTTGCATTCTGTGATAACTGCTTTTTAACAATATGCTTTTCAAACAAGGATTTTCTAGCAGCCCTTCTCAACTAGGAGAACCAGTCCTTCATGCCCTTCGTTTAAGACATCCACGGAGCAAACTATACTAGCGATGCATCAGCCtaaggagaaatgagaaaatagtcACTCGAACTTGGTTTGGGCAGGGCTCAATTCTCTGGTAATCTGGTTGAGAAAGGCTGCAGGGACACAGATGGAAAGTTAGCATTTTTCAAACCCAGGAGATTTTTCCAGTGTTTACACAGCAAGCAGAGCACACTAAGGAACTATTCACGTTCACTCACCACATAAAGATAATCTGAGGATGGAAACAATATTCTCTATGTCAGGTTGTTAGTAGATCATCTTTAATAATACAGAACAGAAAGTATGTCATGGAATGTGGGCCCAAATTAATCATTAggcaattaaggtaattaaaaaaatgaattaaaatagaaaGGGCACAGTCAGGTGCTGAATAAAAGGCCAACTATAGTCAATGAACTTAGAGATCAAAAGTGTGATGAGGAATAAGCTCAATATTATCCATATTCGTTAGTTTATAAGCAGTGACTAAGACACAAGGGCTGTGCAGGGCAGAACATTCTGCTGTCTCCCAGCCACACCCACTCACATAAATAGCTCTCCTTCTCAGTACAGCTCTTTCGGGTGGATGGAAAACAGGGTTCATGGTATGTATCGGTACATGCacttaaacaagaagaaagatgCAGGATACTTCCATTTCCATGTTAGAAAGCAAACAGACTGCCCACAAAGTATAGTTAGGaaactttaaatgttttattttatactgtaaaaaaaaaaaaaaatgtgtaggcCCCTGACTCatctatataaacattttttctggcaacagtagttttaatttttaacttcccAAACACTTCATAATTTCAAGTATTTGAAATGCACCTAAATTTCCTCTCTGCTTTTTATATAGTACATTCTTGTCATAATTAGCCAATTCATGAagctgaatttcttttaaaagaaatttcaaatcttTACTTATCTGGATGGGGACAAATTAGCATTCTCTTGATCAGTATCCATTTTAACAGTACTAACTTCCTCTCATGTTTCCTGAAAGTGGGAAAAGTTGGTACACCTGTACAATTCAGATCAAAGCTcaaaaataccatttaaaaattaaatacctaAGGCATACCTGCCACgcttttatttcaatttcctcagctgtttaaaaatgatctCAAGTGTCGCTGTGTGTATTTCTACCTGCTTCCTCCCCAGCAACCTCTGTGGCCCTTGCCCACTGGCCCTCTGCCTCTGGAGGGTAACTGCTCTTTGTCACTTGTCATGCGACAGGCAGTTTGATATCCTCAGCTTCACATGCAATTTCAGAAACTCAAATGACACTGAAGAAAAGGCCCATGTGGGCTTGGTCTAAATCTTTTTTTAGTGTGGTTTGGCAAATATCCCAAATGAAATTCAACTCTAAGTCAAAAGTATCAAACAGAGATAGAGCTAAGTACGTCTGCTGTCGTTCCGGGCAGCCCAGCGGTCTGGGCAGTTTAGGAATAGAAAACACACTTGCCCGCGGCTGGAGTGAACGCAACCACCTGTTGCTCTACCAGAACAGTGCGCAGTTTGGGTGGGAGCCCGAAGACAGACGGTCTGGCACTACCTGCCAATGCGGCCCAGGTGTCCGGGCTCTTGGGTTGCCGTGATCCCCTCTCGGCGCCCTGTACCCCATGTTAATCCCCCACCGTGTTAAGAACATCAGGTATTGAAACACTCCGCTCGGGTCTTCTCCCTCCAGGGCTCCCTCTCGCTTTCAACCTCGCTGTATTATTAGATGGATTCCAACTGCACCTTGGTTTGGGGTTCTAGACGAAAGGTTACTGTCAAGCCGTCTGGAGAGACCACCACTAGACGGCTAGGTCATCCGGTCTGGTTCGCCCGCCGCTGGCCTTACTGGCCTTGCTGGCCCGCCCCGGGTCTCGCAGAAGCAGGGGGGACACGCGCGTCTCTGCCGCGGCGCTCAGGGCCTGCTCCTCCTCATCCGGAGTCGCTTCCAGATTGCTCTCTCCGGAGCTGCTGCTGCCGCTCCGGCTCCCCGGGGGCAGGGGCGCTGTGCCCTGGCGGGGCAGCTGCTGCGGGCTGCGGGGGCTGCGGGGCGCGGGCGGGGACGGCTGGCCCAACGCTGTCTGCTGCTCCGCCTCCTGGTTGGCCCAGTTCTGCTCGGCCATCAGCAGGTGCTGGGCGCTGGGGCAGTACTTCCCCGGGGGGTCTTTCCCGCGCTCCTCAGCCGGGGCCACCGCCTCGAAATCTGCCGGTGGCGGCGGGGCCCCGGGGTAGCGCGCGGCCGCGGCCTGGCCCACGGGAGCCGCCGAGGGGGCGTAGCAGGGCGGAAATGCCGCGGGGGCGGCCGCGGGGGAGTTGAGGAGCAGCGGATGCACGTCCCCTGGGCTCTCCACCACCATCCTGGCCTCCGAGGCACTCAGGCTGTAATGACTGGTCATGCCCTGTTTGAGTTTTTTCCAGCCCAGGTGGTAGATCTCGAGCATGTTGAGCAGCAGGGACAGGCAAGCCACCGCCAGCATGAAGATGATGAAGATGGTCTTCTCGGTGGGCCTGGAGATGAAGCAGTCGACGGTGTTGGGGCAGGGCCACCGGTCACAGCGGTACAGGGCCTTCAGCTCGAAGCCGTACAGGAAGTACTGCCCGACGATGAAGCCCACTTCAAACAGGGTCTTAAAGATGATGTTGAAGACGTAGGTGCGGAGCAGGGCCCCCGCGAGGCGCACCTTGCCCCGGTCGTCGCGGAACGGTGGCTTCTCCGGCGTGTCGGGTCCGCCGCGCCCGCCCACGCCCTGGGCCGTGCCCTCCCGCTTCAGGAGCTCCTCCTCGcgctccttcttcttttcttcccgGCGCACGAGGTGCAGCACGTGGGCCAGGTAGATGAGGGTGGGTGTGGACACGAAGATGATCTGCAGCACCCAGAAGCGGATGTGGGAGATGGGGAAGGCTCTGTCGTAGCAGACGTTCTCGCAGCCCGGCTGCTGCGTGTTGCAGGTGAAGTCCGACTGCTCATCGCCCCAAACCTCCTCGGCGGCGGCTCCCAGCACCAGGATCCGGAAGATGAACAGCACCGTCAGCCAGACCTTGCCCACCACCGTGGAGTGCTCCTGCGCGTTCTCGAGTAGTCGCCCCAGAAAGCTCCAGTCCCCCATGCTTCAGACTCGCAACCTGGAACGAGAACGTTGCTTGTTCACATACAAAGTTGCAAGATGAGTTGCAGGATCCAACTACTCCCGGGGTCAGGCTGTGGTTTACTGATGGGGACTGGAGGGTGGGTTTTATTGGGCAGCTAGAGGCCCACTTCCACATGTGTGTAGCGCTACAGTACCCTCCCCAGACCCGAGGTTGGCCTTACCATATATTCAAACATACATACATGTCCCCATTGTCTTGTAGAGCAGGACCTTTCTATGGTCCTCCTCGACTACTGAGCTGTCTTGCTACTCAAATGCAGGCATAATTGTGATAATCACAGGCTAAAGAAACTCATTTAGAGATCAGGAAACTAGAGCTAGAAAGAGAATGACTGGCCCAAGGGAAATGTCCCTCTGCTCTGTTCTCCTAATTCCCCAGCCCACAGCCCAGGAGCAAATTCCTTGTCTCCTTCATGTGAGATTAATACAAGATGAgagcaagcttttttttttttccctaactgCTCCCAGGCCAATACCACCTTCATAATTTTTGCCTGTTAATCTGCTACCTCTACTgtcatttacttctttttcttcacaTTAACTCTATTTCTatgcttagatttttttaaaataggaaactacaTCACTCCTACAAATGGAAAACCAACCTTTGTATGAAAAAAGGATGGTAGCTCAAAGGACAGATAGGTTGATGAAGAAAAAGTTGTTACATGCTACTGGATATTCTTGATTGCCAAAAGCTGTGACCAAAAGCACCCTCCTCCTCGAAAACCAGAGACTGGCAGTATTACAAAGGCCTTTAAtataggagggaagggacttgaTAAAGCAATGCTTTTCTCACCCTGTGGCCCAGTGTTAATTAATGTACCATCTAAAGCCACCTCACCTGTCAAATGCAATGTTTTGGTTACCACAGAAGCCCCATC
This is a stretch of genomic DNA from Tamandua tetradactyla isolate mTamTet1 chromosome 4, mTamTet1.pri, whole genome shotgun sequence. It encodes these proteins:
- the GJA3 gene encoding gap junction alpha-3 protein; the encoded protein is MGDWSFLGRLLENAQEHSTVVGKVWLTVLFIFRILVLGAAAEEVWGDEQSDFTCNTQQPGCENVCYDRAFPISHIRFWVLQIIFVSTPTLIYLAHVLHLVRREEKKKEREEELLKREGTAQGVGGRGGPDTPEKPPFRDDRGKVRLAGALLRTYVFNIIFKTLFEVGFIVGQYFLYGFELKALYRCDRWPCPNTVDCFISRPTEKTIFIIFMLAVACLSLLLNMLEIYHLGWKKLKQGMTSHYSLSASEARMVVESPGDVHPLLLNSPAAAPAAFPPCYAPSAAPVGQAAAARYPGAPPPPADFEAVAPAEERGKDPPGKYCPSAQHLLMAEQNWANQEAEQQTALGQPSPPAPRSPRSPQQLPRQGTAPLPPGSRSGSSSSGESNLEATPDEEEQALSAAAETRVSPLLLRDPGRASKASKASGGRTRPDDLAV